The proteins below come from a single Aegilops tauschii subsp. strangulata cultivar AL8/78 chromosome 6, Aet v6.0, whole genome shotgun sequence genomic window:
- the LOC109751061 gene encoding cyclin-dependent kinase inhibitor 1, whose protein sequence is MGKYMRKCRAEDVAVGGVEVTQAVGVRTRSRAAAANVVVSKRRRPLPPASPSASSALARAQGGSCYLKLRSRMLFMAPPAPASASAAAAGHGAPPPLPAGLSRCSSTASSVDASAAAQDRSLPSCGSDAAANKAGAPEGSASNNAESGGNRERRETTPSSHFPGDLSDLESDLAGKNSGRSSLPQTLAAQAQPAARSRVPPAAEIEEFFAAAEEAEARRFACKYNFDVARGVPLDSGRYEWTPAVSSS, encoded by the exons ATGGGGAAGTACATGCGCAAGTGCAGGGCGGAGGACGTCGCGGTGGGCGGCGTGGAGGTCACGCAGGCCGTCGGCGTCCGGACGCGGTCCCGGGCGGCCGCGGCCAACGTCGTCGTCTCCAAGAGGAGGCGCCCGCTGCCGCCCGCCTCGCCGTCGGCCTCGTCGGCCCTCGCTCGCGCCCAGGGCGGGAGCTGCTACCTGAAGCTGCGGAGCCGCATGCTGTTCATGGCCCCGCCGGCGCCTGCGTCGGCGTCGGCCGCTGCCGCCGGGCAcggggcgccgccgccgctcccggccGGCCTCTCGCGCTGCTCCAGCACGGCCTCGTCCGTGGACGCGTCGGCCGCGGCGCAGGACAGGAGCCTGCCGTCGTGCGGCTCCGACGCCGCTGCCAACAAG GCAGGCGCTCCGGAGGGCTCGGCGAGCAACAACGCGGAGAGCGGCGGCAACCGCGAGAG GCGAGAGACGACGCCGTCCAGCCATTTCCCCGGCGACCTGAGCGACCTGGAGTCGGATCTGGCGGGCAAGAACAGCGGCCGGTCGTCGCTGCCGCAAACGCTGGCCGCCCAGGCTCAGCCCGCCGCGAGGTCGAGGGTCCCGCCGGCGGCCGAGATCGAGGAGTTCTTCGCGGCCGCCGAGGAGGCCGAGGCCAGGCGCTTCGCTTGCAA GTACAACTTCGACGTGGCCCGCGGCGTGCCCCTCGACTCCGGCCGGTACGAGTGGACCCCGGCGGTGAGCAGCAGCTAG